A region of the Melitaea cinxia chromosome 1, ilMelCinx1.1, whole genome shotgun sequence genome:
gggaccaatcggcacacaccgcctttcgattaaaacaaaatttgtcgaaatcggtctacctggtcaaaagttctgatgtaacatacataaaaaaaaaaaaaaaatacagtcgaattgagaacctcctccttttttggaagtcggttaaaaagatgaTCCAATTGCAGTTTTTTTTCTTAAGGTACCATGAATTTAGCAACTCagttatatctttatttaaatccCTCAACTCCTTAAAAATTGTCTAGATTTCTCATAAATATATTGGTTCTACCTGCCTGCTAATAAAAATTAGTAGACTTGCGCAAAACAGTGCttcaaaatgtaatgtaatattacattacatttcgtACTGAGTAATATGGCATCACACCATCACACCGAATATTACCCGAAATGTGTACTGTTCGGCGTGAGATATTTCTTATGAAATGCTATATATCACGTAATTGTCATTACACCAAACATTCCATGAGATTTTGTACTTATAGTATGTTTAAGTGTAAGGTGTTCGGTGTACTACGTAGCAGACCAAACATCACTTTAGCATAAAAATGGTGATTGAGAGGTGGAAATTGgctaaaaattcataatatttgtttttttttttttttttttttggttttctaaaAGTTTGTTGTAGCGGtgggcgttatttaacgtaatcggtttcagtaactagttacgaagAGAATAACCAtatacgtagtttcgccgatacgaatgtaacgattattttacgtacgcagtttttttgcgtacgcagttttatcaaaaacttgacacaacgaccggcgcataagcgttttgcctaataacgtaaaacaatacgcagatacgcttacgcgtaggataaaaagagatggctataagtTCTATAGGTGTATCTTTGTTGTCGAATATGCTCATGCGATTTTGAACTTAACGACTATgaacttaagtttatttttatatgtacagtttttaaagaaattttaatttcggtcgtgtttctttttaaatattttcgaatttactatttagtattaaaattaatgttattgtctcgcgttgaagtttatattaaaaagtgtgggtttttgttgtatttttaattataatgtatgtagatatctcgaaaaataattaaaagctgtacataaaatcaaatgaacttctaaatacgcctgcatcgattattatgtctatacaaaaatcaaaaaattaatttaaataacatgttatGCAGCCAGTCGTGAGCCTGGATAAAGTATGAAGGGAAGTTAATTTGATTATActatccatcaatattaacgtacgtaacggcattcgtatgtgttacaatttataacatataactacttCATAACCATAACTGATGCTGTATACAGAAATAACTAGTTacgaaaaataagcagtttcgaaactagttacgcgtatccacgaaactacgtataaccgattacacataaaagacgttacgacccacgactagtttgttgtaaaattagctttgatttgtaaaaaaagttggtTTCCCTTCATACATAAGTAAACCCCAAGGAAAATTGGGATATTTATTCCAGGCTTAGGACTGGCAATACACATGGACAACTAAATTAATACTAGCCGTGAACCGCGATTTTACCCGTTTAGTTTCGGTCCCCATGTGATTATTGATCCTCTTCGGATGTCCCATCGATCactataccaaatttcatcaaaatcagaaAACGTAAAAGGTAGATAGAGTTACTTTcgcatccctactaatattttatatgtgtgtttgtttgttcgtcCTTCTTTCACGtcaaaacggctgaaccgaatTTGTCAAATTTTGGTATACAGATAAAACAGACCTTGGAGagccttaggctactttttatcccggaatCATCACAGGAACGGGAActacgcgagtgaaaccgcaggacgcagctagtttataatataagttaggAATAAACTAATGACCATGAATACTggcgtatttaaaaatcaactttatatacatacaatgattactttttttatgtcaatacttcatttataattttattttcacaagcaacataaacaaacaaaacattttaataaatgcaaaagcAGAAATTTGAACTCGAATTTTAGCGGCAGTCAAGTGCgtaacgcattattaaaaagtattacgtaCAGCGTTGTGCTATAATATGCCTTAGCATTCTTAAATACGATTcatatttcacttaaaaaaatgacGGAAACTCGCCACGGCTCAGTAGCTCGCTCTCCctcatactaacgaaaataatGTAGAGCTAGAGAGTGAGGTTATGACTGGTTGCAAAAGTGCGCCGCGCATCACCGTGTCTCACTCAGTAAGTGAAGTTAGACAGagcaaataaataagaaatccAACATTCCGACCGAACAGAGCGCGTAATGTCAAGTGTGATGTGTAATACTTCATTTCGTCGCGTAATGTGTGATGCCATATTTCATGTTCGAGTAATATCACGCGTAATGTATCAATTGCATTACTTACACATGTCTAAAAATTAGTAATTTCAGGGCAATAATGTATAATTACATCGTTATATgactatattaataataataaaaataaaaaaaaacaaaagtttcacgctttaaatttaaaaaataactttaactcTCAAGTGCAATTTTACCCCTTTTTCACCCTCTTAGAAGTAGAATTTCCAAACCTACCTTATGAgaatgtcaaattgtgaataaAAAAGCCGTCAGAAGCCACGTTTCATGAGATGTAAGGCAGGTGTCGAAGCGCAAACGAACCTTGAGCGTCTGTCGTCGCTTGAAGGCCTTGTTGCAGTAGGAGCAGACGTGGCGGCACTTGTCGTCGTGCACGAGCAGGTGCTTGCGCAGCGTGCGCCGGCTGTTGAGCACGCGGCTGCACACGTAGCACACGTACGACGTGTCCTCGTGCGTGTCCATGTGCGTCTTCAGGTTCGAGTATGTTTTGAACCTGTGCCCGACCACGTTATACACACGTTACACACCTTATACGCACACTAGCTAAACCTCGCACTTCCACCAGCACAATTTCATAAATCTTAACTTAATCATTTCGACAAAGAAtcgtttgtaaatataaaaatagatagaGCCACGGAGgagaaaaagtaaaataaacgtgtgcaaaggaaaataaaaaaccgaATCAACTATATcgataataaatagttaagtaaatacgaattatcagAGAGATAACTCTTATAAGTTCACGTCagatcatcaaaatcgacacATCcagtaaaaacgaaaaaaaaaacagttaaattgagaaccTGCTCCTTTCGAAGTCAGTTAAAACTAGTAATAGACTAGtatttcgaagtcggttaaaaatagttattttaatacagttgctcaaaaagtggcgtattgcagggacgtatagcgttcgggatgtgggctattacatactcgtactttttttttacttttcccGAACTCATGCGTTCTCTTtcccaactgtcaaaataatgtctattaaaaagaaaaaccaaccattaagtttttactaaaaaaattcatagaagtttttatgattcatgcaaatacgtatatttctaaaaagaagctactaatttgtttcaatatcagatttaatgatttgattgaatgagtttggttagttttcatttcatttcatctcattaaatttcatttccatttcatctcattaaatttcattttcatttcatatcaataaaaaacttctactgaacacttggctgtatgggcatagttccctttgcctaccagaaTGGGTGAAGAAAAAACAAACTGCTTATATTCTacggttggcgccatttttcagAAATGTATGTTAAGTTAGTTGagtttattgtgtttttataattttattaaattgcttcatttttttcgcaactgtattaaaaatagtcgttcagtacaCGTGCGGAACCGTCATTGCAACTTGTTCCGACTATTAACTGACTGTCAGCTGGGACTCTTTGCAATGACAGCCTTTCCACACTTGTAATgtattatagtatatttatactatatagtactaaatagtaaaaaaatagttgAGCGTAATATGAACGGACCGCTTGTCGCACTTGCGGCACGCGAAGGGCTTGTCGTCGCTGTGGATGGCGCGGTGCTGGCGCAGCTCGCCGCACGTGCCGCACGCGTACCCGCACAGGTCGCACATGTAGCTCTTGATCTTGTCGTGCACCACGCGCTTGTGCGACGCGGCCGCCGACGGCGTCGTGAACCTGCAGCGGAACCTTACCGTCTATAACGCTCACACGAGCATCGCGACCGCGCTGCCGTGGCCACCTCACTTGCCACGGGAACAGAACACCGCTTGGacgcagtgttatttagctgtgatcttctgtaagatcgtgGTACTACCCCAGTATTTTTagcagattttgagcaggatatttactGCTGTGCCTTACTTCAGTCTGAATTTTTCAAGAAAGAACTTAAAGAGACTTTTGAAACAgataatcataaaaatttatctCATAACTCATCGCAATTTATTCCACTAACAAAgtcaaaaaagtaataatatcatattaaatatagaacaaaattttaacacgtaattttattttaattatcatttatttcgttttttaacttatttggTATAAAGTGATAATAAGGAATGTCTATTATATTTGTACagagtatatacatacatgctCTGTACatttgtttcaatatatatttttatgttattttgtctACTAAGCGTTTCACATACATAGTGTATTTAACATGAATAAATCAGTTAAAAACAGCACTCGTGGAGTAAAGTCATTTTGCACCGTAACTTCTCCTGTAATACCATACGTGTACAAACAGTTCCGTACAATATTCAATGATGACATTTCaacttttacaattaaaatattactaataagatttatgctgtgtggttacggcattaaagaatatagccaccccctctcttcctgtgggtgtcgtaagaggcgactaagagataatacagttctactaccaccttggaacttaagaagccgaccgatggcgggataaccatccaactgctggtttttaaatacacaggtcgaggacgggcagcagcgtcttcggtgcgacaaagccagccctgcggtcatcaacccgcctgcgcagcgtggtgactatgagcaaaacacatgaattcacgccatttttggctcgaacttgtggaggcctatggagactacgataggctgctgtgatgatgatgaagatttATTTGAGTATTCCATTACTTACTTTAGTTCACATAAATCACAACTATATATTTTCCTCTCTTCTATTGGTATATGAGTTCGCACATGATATCTTAACGTTTCcttagaattaaatattttatcacatgAGGAACAGCAAAACTTCCTTTCCGACTTAGGTATATGCCTCATTTTATGTTTACTCATTGCAGACAGTGTCTTTGTTACTCGTGGACATTTATCACAActgaaaaaagtaatttaatatttttagtgatattaaatttggtaaataaaatatattatggaaacatacatatatatatatatattatggaaacatacatatatatggaaTAGTACATTTACTCACCAGATAACATTAGGATTTTTGTGATCTGATACATGCTTGTATAATACTGATTTAGACTTTAGAGTGATCCCACAAATACAATTAACTACAGGTTTTATCTTGTGTAACCTTTCCGagtgtgattttaattgatACCAGCTTGTACATTGCTTTTGACAAATAGAACATGTGAAACTGTAATTCATTGAATAAACTTATTAGTTTTCATAAAATggaaattatttacttttaaagaaaACTTAGTTCATACTTTACAAAGTCcgaaacatttaaatttgaatatttattttcatcctGTTTATCTGAGTCTGTTTTTTCATCGTTTTTCTTAAGTTTACTACTTTCACTCCTGTGGTCCGAAACATGTCTGTACAAACTGCTCCTTGAAGTTATGATAAAGCCGCAAACACAAAACAACTCTGGTTTACTCTTGTGAATTTTTGTATAATGTGCTCTTAATTCACTCCATGCTTTCACAggtttattacaaattttacattcaaacctaaaattttaatatatattatatttcatctatataaataaaaatgaatgttgctgagcgcataactcaagaatggctcaaccaattcagctaatttatttttttgtatgttccttaaggcccacggaaggttttaatactaaaaaaaatatataaaaaatctatataaataaaaatctattaacttttgacagaatgaaGTCTGTCTGGgtagctagttaataataacgAAAGATtacttaagttaaaaaaaatactgcaatGTTAATTAATGCTAGGTGTTTAATCtgaatttaaacattataataatagaaaaaatattaaaacttacaaCAGTACACTTACTTAACAAAATCACCAGTATTAAGATCAGATTTCTTTAATATCTCTTTT
Encoded here:
- the LOC123656653 gene encoding zinc finger protein 99-like; translation: MALDVKELCRLCGKKDELSKDLKDEDSKNILKMIQEFIQIPFAENDELPTKVCINCEEKVVSFQLFVLECFKVQETLRLMCLETCEKYPIKLEDDIEIDFNIAAIKSEVKHELSAEDLVNAINSDECMTGFDADDYKNDNDDDDMSDVTLATLKDLKQKKTSVRKRMTLTETGKKHLKEILKKSDLNTGDFVKFECKICNKPVKAWSELRAHYTKIHKSKPELFCVCGFIITSRSSLYRHVSDHRSESSKLKKNDEKTDSDKQDENKYSNLNVSDFVNFTCSICQKQCTSWYQLKSHSERLHKIKPVVNCICGITLKSKSVLYKHVSDHKNPNVICCDKCPRVTKTLSAMSKHKMRHIPKSERKFCCSSCDKIFNSKETLRYHVRTHIPIEERKIYSCDLCELKFTTPSAAASHKRVVHDKIKSYMCDLCGYACGTCGELRQHRAIHSDDKPFACRKCDKRFKTYSNLKTHMDTHEDTSYVCYVCSRVLNSRRTLRKHLLVHDDKCRHVCSYCNKAFKRRQTLKVHMYTHTGDKPLTCKWCDERFSYASTLRSHRLRCHPDKMAAQYCAYNTHVSVPEGYLKNDTVPPKTDVEAI